The nucleotide window ACTATTAATATCTTCGGAGGTATCAATCAAATTGACTTATATAAAGAAGCTTAGTAAATATTTTGGAGGGAGGCTTACTTTAGAAGCaaaagttaaaagaattgaaagtcATAGGATGAATTTTGATTTGAAGAGGTTTTGTTTTCTCTTGGTTCTGTATGCACTCCTTTTATAACATGGCTTTTCATGGAAACATGAGGGAAGGGGGTCAGGTAGCTTTAAGATGGTGGATCCTACATGTTTGGAGAAGCCTAATATTGACAGCCTTATAAACTCTCATCAAATCTAACACAATAAATCACAGACTTTACAGCACCTCTGATGTTCTTTCAACTAAAGATATCTTCCATTCTATGCCTAACAGTTTGCAGTTTTAGTCAGTCATTACATCCACAGGAAGAATGCACTATTAACTACGGATAATAAATGCGACGGGACTTCTGCGAATTGGCAGCAGATAACAAGAGGctcaaaaaaaaactcaaaaaaaaagacAGAGATCCGCCACTCATCCAAGTGAGGTAGGGACTCAAGACAACACATCAtaatgaattttgaatttgaTGCCTCCCAAAAATTCAGTAGTTCAATGATTTGGCTATCCTATGGTTAAGGGTTATCAATTTTACAGACTCATTTATGCGTACATGGCTTTTGCTTTGGCATTTCTGTTAGATAAATGCCTAGTTGGATCCGAGATGGTTGCATATCGATCTGTTTCAACATTGAGAGTAACCTGGCCCATGTCCAGTTCTGTAATAAACTGTTTCACTGGAGTAAGATCACAGTTAGATGTTCTTGAAAAATAGGACATCAGAAAGTAAGTCTGATTCCTAACAATAAATAACTCATTCTGCTGAGCTGGAATCTCTAAAAAAAACTGCTATAAATACATGGTATATAGCAAAGtaaatcaagaaaaaagaaaataattataatagTAATAATACTACACAAAGAGAATGAGATGAAGCCTTAATAAACAACCAATGAGGATAAGAAACTAAAAACTTTTCTTACCTGCAACCActaaataagaagaaagaaaaaggaaaagaaaaagaaaaagattaccATGACAAACTGCAGGGATCTCTCCTTGTAGTCAACTTTGAATTCCCGGGGGGAAAAGAATCATACTAACTCTGGCGCATAGGGATCTCTTCACGCCATTCACTATAAGGCGGTGGAGTTGTTATCTCCAACAACCCAGTATCTTTTGACAGCAAACAATACCTTTTCTGGAATAAGAGGACCATCCTCATTATCTACCATTTTTGTCTTCCACCTCATACCAGTTGCAATGCGTTTTACTTGGCCAAGAATATCTGCATGATCTCGGAATATAACTGCACCTTCTGGTCTAAGAATCCTGTCCATCTCTAGTAGAATGTCTTCAACATTACATCTGTATACAAGTATATTCAAAAAAATTCAGATGCAGTAGAAATACTCACATAATCAGAAAGTTTACAAGATCTAACTCGACGAGCGTGCTGATTAGATGTTCTTTGTTAATCTGATCACAGAAACTTCTGATCAAGATTTAGATTACTGAAACTATTAGCAATGAAAGATATGTCTGGATTTACACGTATCATTTTTTTTTCACTAGAACATGATGTTGCATAGAACGACAGTAAAACCAGCAATGTTATAGGGAGTGAATGTTGGGCCTCTAAGCCAACATATCCACAAGATAAGTATTGCATAGATGTAAATGTTAAGATGGATCTGCAGTcatacaagattagacaagattgAACTGATCACTTCCGTCAGAAGATGCAGCTAGCGCATATAGAGGATAAAAGGAGAGAACGTGGGTTGAGATGGTTTCGTCATGTGTTACATAGGACTTCAAATGCACCGATTCTGCGGTTCATAGATGTGAAAACATGACGATTGAAGGTGTTAAAAGAGGAAGAGGTAGTAAATCACATGGAAAGAAGTTATCACAAAAGATTTAGAATATCTCGGAACCTAGGCAGATCCagcaaaagatagaaaaagatgGAAGTTGAAAATTAGTAAAGGTGATACCAACCAGAAGATTATTGCTTACTAGAAGACTCTTAGTATACTAGAGATATAACCACTAGAGTATATTAGAGAACTCCAAGTTTAAGATAATCCTTAAGTACGGAGTATTGAAATATTATGGACCGAAACACACACACCCCACcccaccaaaaaacaaaaaaacaaaaaaaaagggtcTTATAAAGAAAATTGCTTCATCTACCTGCTAAATACATGGTATTCTTCTACCATAAAGAGTTGTCTCCATGACAAACTATTGGAAGATGTTAAATTAAAATGCTCTAGATTCTGCAGATCAAGTGGAGTCTGAAGAACTTACTTGTCCTTATATAAGCTGAAAACTCCATTTGCATGAATAAGGTCATACGTCCGAGGGTAGGTAGAGAAGGCTTCACACCTGAATTTGGAAGATGAAACAACCAATAAGAGacttgaaaaacaagaaaaagtaaGGAAAGCTCAAGATAGCAAATTCACAAGATACCAAAATCTCCCCCATTATAAAAGTAAAAGCACTAAAAAAACATCAGCACCAACAGAGAAGGGTTGGCTCATAGTGTTGCAATTTTAACATCACGAACAGAAGAAATCATGCAAAAAACTTCCTATAAGGTCAAACCTCAAGCTATCTCCTATGTATATGCAAAGAGGGGGATTTAGAGTTGAATACAAGCTCAAACAGAGCTGTAGTCCTGTCACGCTATTGCTGTCAACTGAGAATGCTGAGACATGAAACCTGGGGGAGGAATAGTATCTTCAATGTCATATAAAAGGACTATATAAAGTAGTGATCATGATTGAAGGTCAACCCAGACTAATGCCCTTTGTCAGAGTCCTGAAAGAAAACTACACAGGTATACGAATATGAAAAGATGGTTGCATCAAAAGTCTTCCCCCTTCTGGGAAATTCTATGTCCCTTTCGTCTCAAATTTAGTAAAAGGGCATGTCCTGACTACTGTTATACAGTAATAAGTTCAAACATATGCTGGCTGAGCTCCTGAGGTGTTTAACCAGCAAATTGTTATCTTTGTTCTGCTTTTGGCAGCATGACCCGGCCTAACAAATGTATAGCTCTACCCATTCTGAGCTCAACCGGTAGTAAAATGTTATGTTTATATTTGTGGGACATGCGATGAGGATGCATCCTCCTATACATCAAATATCAAGAAGCAGCAACTACTCAATGagtaaaatcaaaagaaactgcAATTACAAATATCATTAACTGGAAGATACAAACAAGACCTTGGTTTCAATGAGAAGTTAGTAGGAAACATATAAGAAGCAAAAAAGTAGTTGTCACGATTTGACAGTTTAACCTATGCATAGTCACAGATAGAGAAGCTACTCTGCTTGCTAAACATATCTAAGAATTTAAACTTGGACAGTATCTGATGAAACTCCAGCAAAGTAAGAAGACAAAGAGAACGAACCATCTCTCAAAATAAACTTAACAGTCAGACCAATGGATTGTGAGTCTTCTTGTTTCCACAACattcttttctttacttattcTTTACAACTTACCATCTAGAATTAATGAAAAGAAGGTGGAACTGATGCTAGAGACCAATGATAAAAGATAAGAGAGCTTCATATAGTTACCAGTCATGGTATATGCCAATCAGGCCTCGTTCATATAATACGCCAAGAGTGTCGCTTTCTGCTTTAGTTGGCATAACATTCATTACCCACAGCTTAGGTGACTCTAGTGCTGCAGCAAAACTTCCTAGGCCAGCATTCATATCTAGTATATTGCGATACCTCCCAGTGTCAAGGAACTTGTTAACTCTCTTATAAGCTTTCACATGCTTTTTCCACAACTTGTTGTCCTCCTGGAATGACTCGACAGAGACTCCAGGAACAGATCCACTTGCTATTCTTGGAGGAATAGCATTAAGTCTCTCTGGAAATGGCTTGAGCTCTCCACCAGCAACTTCATCAGAATTCCTTGTTTCAGGATACGGAGTTACACATGCCTCCATCTTCTTATACCTACAGCAATATATTGGTTTAATATCACGTAATCAGATGGAGACCAAAAACTTCAACACCAAAGTCATAGAGAACTCAAAATCATCAGATTCCCATTTATAGTCGAAAAGTAATGCAATTCAGTACTTTTAATAATCATTATTGTACTCATATTTTATAGCAAACATTTTGTGGTTTTCAACATCTCACATTCACTATAAGAAGGGAATGAAACGATTTTGGTATGGAACAGAAAGTGCTTGTAGGAATATGACATGCTTGGTCATAGAAGATGAAAGACTTAGGGCACGGCAACAAAATATAAagataaatatattataaaagaACTTATGATATCCCCTTTGACTAATAAACATACCACATCATAATCAAACATCACTGCCACTCAAAATCTTAAGAGACAAAGACTTTACCTAAAGAGACTGATAACAATCATAAAAAGGGTCCTCTATAATAACTTCAATTATGCTTGTCATTCCAGCTTTGTGCATCCATTGAATAATACAATAAAGGATAAGAAAATCCTCATTTATTTGGCCATTTGAGAATTGCAATTTTGATAACATTATAAGGTGCAAGAAGTTACCAGACATTTTCTGACTTCGAGGATTCACATAGAGTTACACGAGAATCTCGTTCACTGCAGTACTCATTGTTTACTCGTTTTCTCCATATTGCTATCTCACCTTTCTCATATTTCTTTTCCCAGCAGAGAAATTCAGCTATCTCTTCAATCATTCTTTGTTCCTCTTCCAGCTCCTCTTTAGGCCGTTGCCATGATTGATAATTAGTCCGCCAGTTGATGGGAGGACCTGAAAGTATCCAGTACCCCCCTGGTCTGAGCACGCGATCCACTTCCATCATGTAGATTCCACCTAAAAAGAGTAGCTTATAAgttatcataaaaataataaaagataattGAAGGAAGAACGTAagtaaaaaaatccaaaatacaaaaaCAGCCAATAGAGTAAATTTCCAATCCTCATCAGTGTCCACATGCACTATCTTCTTTCAGAAGAAGACTTATCAAAACCAAAAACACATTGCTTACTCCTAAAGTTCCATCTCTAACACCAAGGGtaatacaaaaaaggaaaaagaaagacaTGCTTTGCATGTAGATGCACGTTACGAAAGTTGTTGACCAGGTACAAATGTATGTTTAAGTACAGTACAAGTATAAATATGACAAGTAAAATATCTTATTTGACTTGCAAGGTTTCTAAAATGAGACTAAGAAATGTGTATTCTTTAATTAAGGGAAACATATGCTTATTAGCATAGCACAGTTTTCATTGGAAAGTTTAAAGAAATTGTGTTTTGGCAATCCAAAATGGAAAGGGATAATCAATCTAGGATTATCCTGGGTTGGCAATTGGTGCTGGAAAATGGTTGCTAAATTATCAAAAGAACATGTATCACAAATACAAGAAAAGAAGTGCCAAGTAAAAGCTTGTGTTTACCATATCTCttttgaggatgacttgagcTAAGTTGATTACTAGTAGGAGTCTACTATATGAATATTGTATATCCATTCCACTCTACTCCGGTCTAGTTTTtctaatattaaattatttgtcTTTCAAGGTAAATAAGGGTTTCTCCAGAAGAAGAGGTTCTCTAAATATCATATTTACCCTACGCTAACAGACAAATCTTTCACCAAGCGAAAAAGATCCACAATAACCAGGTCTAATAAAAATGTTACAACAAAAACTAAGTCTTGATACCAATTAGTTTGTAATGCCAAGGTATCATATACACGCCAGAGAAGAGCCTAGAATACTAAATGAAAAGCACATATGCCTAACAAGATAGGTGGCATCTTTCTAGAGGAGCAATCCCCTGCCTTATCAGATTTCTAATTAGACTAAAAGACCGCAGAAAACGAAAAGATCCAGAAAAAGATGCTCACCATTTGCAGCCCATGGAATCAAACATCGTGAACAATGAGCCATATCAAAGGCCCTTGATGGAAATGGCAATTTTATGGTTCCAAGTACACCAATAACTGCTGGCACACCTCTTTCCAAAGCAAATTGGACTTGAGCTTCATGTGAATCTCTTGGTGCAAATGACATGGCTATAACGTTCTTCTTGAAAAGGTATGCACCCCAACTTGCAACCTAAGATGCCATATGCCAGTGGTCAAACATTAAGAGATTGAATTGGGGTAGAACCATAAATCATTATGATGAGAAAAGGAATAAAAGTAAAAGCTTTAACCTCGCAAAGGAAGAGGAAACCAAGAAAATAATGCAAATTTGTACAAACTACCAGCTGTCATGAAAATGAATCTTAACTGATATTGTAAACGTAAAAGTATTCAACCAAAGAGTACAACTATCAGATAGATAGTGCACGAAAAAGCAGCAGATAAATCATCTGAACCGAGAGTAAGTGCATCCAGATTAGAGCAGTAAAGACGGCTAGTGAAGAGATAAGAATATATTGAAAAGCTTCTACTCACCCCACAACCGGTATCCAATGCAGTTCGAACTGTACCATTGTCCATTGGGATCACAGAAGCAAGTTGGTCAATATATGCATCTGCCCCATGTGGGAATTGAGTTCCACCACCTGGAAATCTAAATAAATTCCCTTCATATTGGACCCAGTTTTGCACTGCCTTCTCAACTGTTAAACTTTTATGTGGTGCATTTGCAAAGGGTACGTAATCACGACTTTTTGGCCATTGAAAAGGAGTCACATATCCTTTTGGGGCTGGAATAAGACAATGCAGCTTCTCTTCCTCTGGAGGACAATGTCTCTCTCTGTAGTTCATATTTTCTCTAGGAAATGTCATTGCTCGCATCTGATCATGACACGGTGTGTAATCAACATATTGCTCACCACAAGGCTCAAACTGCTTGACTTCTAGCTTGGGATCATCAACCATACCGCTTTGATCACCATGATGAGTTTCATATTCTAGATTGGAGAGGATGCTGCAGTCTTCTGCCTTCTTTGTCATCTGAAGAGCTATGCTGTCTCCCTTCCCAAAACCACTTCTTTGCCATGCTCCTAGAAGATAGAAAAAACAACAAAGTCCAACTACAACAAATATTGGCAACGGGCCTCGGCTTCTGTTATCTCCTGGATTTCCTTTTATTGCCATGATTGATCTGGAATTGTATTATAGATTTCAGATGACATGGaaacaaagagagaaaataaagcTCAATAGTTTTCATGGCAAGTAATCATTAAGGATGtagatgaagagtttgactacCCCATATCAACCATTTTTTTTTGGTAACCGAGAAATCCCCGAGGACTAATGGTGCATGGTTCGAAACTCGATGGATAATAAGCCCGTCCCTGTACCTTCCCATATCAACTAACAAATTTTGGTTTGAGAAATACAATCAGGTAAGAAGTAATTCTCAGACCATTGTTTAACACTGACATAATCAAGGCGTGCGACTGTTTAAATTACCAAGATTCAACGTCCACTGCATTTTGAGGTGAAAGGTGTTATCAGTCACAGTTAATGATTAGTGCCGCACTTGCCACTACATCATGAGCATACCCTCTTCCCTCTGTCATTTTTCTATGGAGGTACTGCCCCTCTTCTTGTCTGCATAACAAAATGTAACGTGCGTGCAGCCTACACCTTCTGCCCTCACTAGATATATGACATCTTGCCGAGCTCCTTACTTATTGTGTCATTTAATAGAGGTGTTTATAGAAGACCAATAATTCTCATTTTCACCAAACAACATCTCATTGCAAGCAACAGTCACACGCGCTCTACCTCCCGCAACCTTGCTAACCGGTAAGCCTTAATATGCAAGCACTTGCATGTTGTCAAGACAACAAACATCCTAATATATACAATTAAAAAAGGGAAGTAATAAACAAGTAAATGTGCTTGATTTGCAATTTCAAATAGATGTCAATGTAACTGTGTAACTCATAAGAGGAAAAAAAGCACAGGGTTCCAATTTAGTACATTCAATTAATACTAACACTATGTTATTCCACTTCAGACATTTTTTTATCATCCAATTACCCAACGTCATATATAAATCAAGAAATAACAATTGTTTCTTTTATATCAGAACTAATTAAAGATCTCAACAGCAACATTCACATGACGAGCACAAAAGAAAGAACCGCAAAACAAGTTTTGTGCTAATTCCTGAAATACTATGAAACAACTGCTACTAAGGAAACAGGAATTTTCTTGCAAGAATTGACCGAGTATTTAGTAATTTAATGAATAAGCACCCACAAGAGTTTACTATATCTCGTATCAgcaccaaaaagaagaagaagaaaacaaacacTCACACGGAGAGAAAATAAGCAGAAATCAACAGGACGAATACGTGCTGAGAATAGAAATCTTACGGATCTCAAAAAACAGGATTTTGCGGTTCCAATAGGATCAGAGCATAGTTCGATTATTTACGGCGTACTAATAGAGTACAAAGTTGTTGATCGGAAGTTACAGTAATAAGGATGTTGTTCGTCAGAATGAGCAACGGGGCTGAGAGAAGAGGGAAAAGGAGATAATTGGCAAAGATTTTAGTTCGTGAGAGTCGTACGTATACAACAACATTCGACATAACTTACAAAGACAAATCCGATGTTTTCAATAAAACAGGGGAGTTGGAGTTATTTACGCCTCGGATTATTACTAGGCTGGCTTTTTAAGGAAAAAGAATCAGATATACCATCTCCCAACCCAGAGTTGTGGACTAGGACGAGCATTTATTTTCAGCTGCGTGTCTGgaaagtgaaaaaatattatataaaacaaTTGGGTACGACGAATAATGTTATTCTGAAAAATATTCTGCTCCAATTTTTCCTTTTACTACCATTTAATGTTCAGTATTTGGTTCCTTGATTGTTGAAtaattttctttttaagaaaaattatgTTTAGCTAAAACAAGAAAATGGATTTCGTTACCTATGAGATAAATAAATGTTTTAACAATTTAATTAAGATGAATTTACCTAGAATACAACCTTTTAAAGATTTATTTATATTCTCTACAACTGCTTTTACAAAATTACCTTTAGTACAACTTATTTAAAAATCTTACctttttaattaaattatgtaCATTTTTTCATCTTCTAAAATCTCTCCCTTGAGATTCTCTCTCACATAAAGGTAGTATCTCTTTCTGGTTCTCTCTCATCTAACATATCAATCACTATAAATTATCACCCCCAATTTCTTTCTCTTTGAACCTTATGCATCATCCAAAAATCATCTAAGGCTTAGGAAATTTTCAGCAGAAATGTGTTTTGCCTCCCTGTTTTTCTTTTGATAATGTATTAGTTTATattacatatacatatattatgttattttataatttaataatgtatattttattatatacatttaatcatatatatattatattttgtttcCCTCAAATTTGCTTCCTCTTTATTTCCCCATCAGCGAAAACGTGTTTACTTCCcccaattatttttataatgtattattgtatattatatatattatataatatatttatgtatttttcattttttccaagacgacacacacacacatatatatatatatatatatatatatatatatatatatatatatatatatatgtatacaaataTTATTTCTAAAAcgaaacatcattatcaaatttGCTTCTTCTTTATTTCCCCATCAGTGGAAACGTGTTTACTTCCCCCTAttctttttataatatatatataaccttCTACAAGTATACAAGAGACGCATACCAACTACGGCTAGTACCTATTTTTAGGGAATATGGAGCGTTTGTTATGAGGTAGTGTTGTAGTGGTAACCTAATATGTTTATAttgataattaataattaattaattggaGAACATTTAGGGCCTAACTATATGCTTCAGACTACCATACCCCTTAAATAGGAAAATTCCATACATTTCAAATATACCTCATTTAACGACATTCCCCTTAAATAAGGATAGTTACCATATTTTTAGAGTATATTTTTAACATATATGTTGTACAATTTGTAATTCAAAACCAAATAGtatattatgaaatattttacaCATCCTTAAGTAATTATGAAAATTTCCctttaattaagttaatcataGAAGACAAACTAAAATCTACTAGAGTCCtactttttataaataaaaatttcaaatagGGTATTACTAAGGAATGAGCAAAAATAGATTACATCTTCCTCTGTTTGCATTTTCCCTATCAATAATTCCTAGTAAACTGCATCTTCGTTTAGTTGTATTATCTGCGGAACAATTTTTGACATAAATGAAAATGCCTACAGGTAGCTAAAGGCTTGAGTAAAAGAATGCGAGTGTTCTATTTTTCATCCCAATTTGACAATATCAAAGAACCAAAAATGCATACACTATGAAGTAAACGAAAATGTAATCCATATGTTTTTGTAAAAGGATGAACTATGCTGTTTTTGTAAGCAAGCTTTGGAAACAAAGGAGCATATGTTTGCAGAATGTGCATATGGCAGAGATTTGTGGAGCAGGCTCATGCAATGGATTCAAATGCAAACTAGTCTATCTTCATGGATAGAGTGGCAACAATGGGTAGTACAGAAGACAAAAGGAAGATCTCAAATGACTAGAATACTCAAAATGTTAGTTGCGGAATATGTGTATGCATTGTGGATTGAAAGAAACTTAAGAGTCTGAGAAAACAGGGGACATCCTCGCAAAAAGGATAGCATGCGATAGCCTGTGTATGTAGTCTGAGAGCTGAGGGGTATACTAAAGTTTTGTTAGCAAAATGTAATTACAAATAGATATAGTTGATAGGCAGTTAGATGGAGGATAGATTGATTGTATCCCGTATGGAAGTTAGGTTGAGCTGACCTACTGCTTTGTAAATATTACTTTGGTGGTTAATATAAggatttaattaccaaaaaaaaaaatgtaatcCATAAAAAGATGCAACTTCCTGGTAATACATAGGAAGCTTCCGAGTGACCTGCACTTTGATATATTTTCTCAGCTCGTGCAGAGCATCCATCCACATAATGTCGGATGAACATAGATGACAGTAAGTTCAATTCCACATAAAATCTTCCCGAACAAACATATGCAGAAGACCTTTTTTCTTGATTAATCAGGATAATAGTAAGTTTATAGAACTTTCTGCCCTCCATCCTCAACCccagaaaaaatggaaaaaacaaaACTCAGTTGACATCTTGAGTAATTATATCTGAAGATAGCATGTTCGGAGGTGTGGGGATGAAAGTTCTCGACTCACCAGCTATATACTTCTCAATAGTAATCCAAAGTACATTCAGAGTCATCTGAAGTTCGGACTGTCCTACTAACAGATGGCTCGTGCCACGAGTTGCTATTCGAAGATCCATGTAGCTTGCCCTCTACTATCAAACGTGAGAGTTCATTGGTATCATGTTGTACTCTCCCAGTAATCTCCAAGCACAAGCCATTACTCGGGCCTTTCTTATTATTCCTCGCCTTGGGAGTTTTCCTGGGACCTGGATCCACAAAGACGGGCTGTACTTTCAGGTTTGGATTAGGTCTAATGCGGGTTGCTTCCTTTTCCCCTGCTGGTCTGAGTAGAATTCCATTCTGCAGTTCTTCAGAAGCTTCATCTTTATTTATAAGAACCTGCAGAATATAGATCAAGAAAGGCATTGTAGTTACGATTAGGATGAACTCCAAGCAACCAGCAGGCGTTCTTCAGGTTGTTACAAA belongs to Nicotiana tabacum cultivar K326 chromosome 6, ASM71507v2, whole genome shotgun sequence and includes:
- the LOC107815730 gene encoding putative methyltransferase PMT2, translated to MAIKGNPGDNRSRGPLPIFVVVGLCCFFYLLGAWQRSGFGKGDSIALQMTKKAEDCSILSNLEYETHHGDQSGMVDDPKLEVKQFEPCGEQYVDYTPCHDQMRAMTFPRENMNYRERHCPPEEEKLHCLIPAPKGYVTPFQWPKSRDYVPFANAPHKSLTVEKAVQNWVQYEGNLFRFPGGGTQFPHGADAYIDQLASVIPMDNGTVRTALDTGCGVASWGAYLFKKNVIAMSFAPRDSHEAQVQFALERGVPAVIGVLGTIKLPFPSRAFDMAHCSRCLIPWAANGGIYMMEVDRVLRPGGYWILSGPPINWRTNYQSWQRPKEELEEEQRMIEEIAEFLCWEKKYEKGEIAIWRKRVNNEYCSERDSRVTLCESSKSENVWYKKMEACVTPYPETRNSDEVAGGELKPFPERLNAIPPRIASGSVPGVSVESFQEDNKLWKKHVKAYKRVNKFLDTGRYRNILDMNAGLGSFAAALESPKLWVMNVMPTKAESDTLGVLYERGLIGIYHDWCEAFSTYPRTYDLIHANGVFSLYKDKCNVEDILLEMDRILRPEGAVIFRDHADILGQVKRIATGMRWKTKMVDNEDGPLIPEKVLFAVKRYWVVGDNNSTAL